Sequence from the Candidatus Atribacteria bacterium ADurb.Bin276 genome:
TTTGGGTGGAACTCATGCCGATTATTTTTTTGGCGAGGTCCCTTGCACCAGGCCACTTACCGAACAAGAGGTTGAAGAATCTTTTGAAGGAGATACCGGAAAAGTGATCGCCGAATGTTTTGCGACCAAAAAACCCCTTGATGTTCCCGGAGTATTGGTGGCCAGCCATGGACCATTCTCATGGGGGAAAGATAGTCACCAAGCAGTTTTTAATGCGGTAGTTCTTGAAGAATTGGCTCGTATGGCATTGTTTACCATACAAATCAATCCAGAAATTCAAAGCATACCACAGAGCTTGTTAGAGAAACGCTATATGAGAAAGCATGGGAAAGATGCGACCTATGGACAGATCATATAAATAAGATACTTGCCTTGATAAGTATAGAAAACTAGAATTAAAAATTTGACAGATATTATAAATTATAATCTAATTATGTAAGGAAGTTTTTTAGTTAAACTAAATTTTAAGTTATGTATTCAATAACACTAATAATAATTTAAAAAAGTATTTGAAAAGTTAATAAAATAATGAAGGGGGGGGTGTTATTG
This genomic interval carries:
- the ulaF gene encoding L-ribulose-5-phosphate 4-epimerase UlaF, with protein sequence MLNDLKKKVYDANIELQKKGLVIYTWGNASEIDQEKKLVVIKPSGVPYEKLTPEMMVVVDLEGQIIEGDYRPSVDTKIHLDLYKAFPELGGIVHTHSTYATAWAQAQKSIPCLGGTHADYFFGEVPCTRPLTEQEVEESFEGDTGKVIAECFATKKPLDVPGVLVASHGPFSWGKDSHQAVFNAVVLEELARMALFTIQINPEIQSIPQSLLEKRYMRKHGKDATYGQII